A single genomic interval of Daucus carota subsp. sativus chromosome 1, DH1 v3.0, whole genome shotgun sequence harbors:
- the LOC108201599 gene encoding uncharacterized protein LOC108201599, which yields MCSSKLKLQETGSYDINGRPVLQPTCNRVPLIERRNSLKKNSAKSVTAPPKIQSLPTKISTTPTNTNVSPKVKPSVITPPISPKIKSPRQPAIKRGNDPNGLSSSTDKVVLTPRTTTKVVTPVKKSKKIAPSVDTTTLNYSPSSIVEAPGSIAAARREQVANMQVQRKSKIAHYGRTKSARFEPAIVPLDDATTSPEEKRCSFITSNSDPIYVAYHDQEWGVPAHDDRLLFELLVLTGAQVGSDWTSVLKKRQEFRDAFAEFDAETVSKYSEKKIMSISTKYSIALSQVRGIVDNSIRILQIKKDFGSFDKYLWGFVNYKPIVTQYKSSHKMPVKTSKSEGISKDMVKRGFRLVGPTVIHSFMQAAGLTNDHLTTCPQHLQCLALASQTGAFVAPAL from the exons ATGTGTTCCTCCAAGCTAAAACTTCAAGAAACCGGTTCTTATGACATCAATGGCCGCCCTGTTCTGCAGCCAACTTGCAACAGAGTTCCACTGATAGAACGTCGCAATTCCCTAAAGAAAAACTCCGCAAAATCTGTCACTGCACCACCAAAGATCCAATCTTTACCAACAAAAATTAGTACCACCCCCACCAATACTAATGTGAGTCCTAAAGTAAAGCCTTCAGTAATCACCCCACCTATATCTCCTAAGATTAAATCTCCACGACAACCAGCAATCAAGCGAGGAAACGATCCAAATGGATTGAGTTCTAGTACTGACAAGGTAGTGCTGACACCAAGAACCACTACCAAAGTTGTGACACCGGTGAAAAAGTCGAAGAAAATTGCACCTTCTGTCGACACCACTACATTAAATTACTCACCTTCATCCATAGTCGAGGCTCCCGGAAGCATTGCAGCAGCAAGGAGGGAACAAGTTGCAAATATGCAAGTGCAGAGGAAATCCAAAATTGCTCATTATGGAAGAACAAAGTCTGCAAGGTTTGAGCCTGCAATAGTACCCCTTGATGATGCTACAACTTCTCCAGAAGAAAAAAGATGCAGCTTCATTACATCTAATTCTG ATCCTATCTATGTTGCTTATCATGATCAAGAATGGGGTGTTCCTGCTCATGATGACAG GCTGCTGTTTGAATTGTTAGTATTAACTGGTGCACAAGTTGGATCAGATTGGACTTCGGTtttaaagaaaagacaagaattcaGGGATGCTTTCGCAGAATTTGATGCAGAAACCGTCTCCAAATATTCAGAGAAGAAAATTATGTCAATTAGTACTAAATATTCTATAGCTTTGAGCCAAGTAAGGGGGATTGTGGACAATTCTATCCGAATTCTCCAG ATCAAGAAAGATTTCGGATCATTTGACAAGTATCTGTGGGGATTCGTGAATTATAAGCCAATCGTCACTCAATACAAATCAAGCCACAAAATGCCGGTCAAGACATCAAAATCAGAAGGCATTAGCAAAGACATGGTAAAGAGGGGATTCCGGCTAGTCGGACCAACTGTCATACATTCCTTCATGCAAGCGGCTGGCCTCACCAACGACCACTTGACCACCTGTCCGCAGCACCTCCAGTGCCTTGCATTGGCATCTCAGACTGGCGCTTTCGTGGCGCCAGCTCTATAA